A single genomic interval of Penicillium psychrofluorescens genome assembly, chromosome: 2 harbors:
- a CDS encoding uncharacterized protein (ID:PFLUO_003765-T1.cds;~source:funannotate), with translation MSCLDIQSRTGFAVVLRNSKLEFLTGTGDKIEMFESQLLVNRWRWLRVCVSLVDKKFTSSIQQLVRLAEKTPKGEVMTKDLSAPMVLGSNPLLFGAGMFEIDGQHSSKPSCFYNGRLDSPSFTITGPSCRIVAQYDFSKSISTDSIEDVSGNGRNGVLINAPTRAVKGYDWDGSEPDWTKATYGYGAIHFHEDDLDDAKWATNFSIAIPSTARSGAYAVEVKCSDGTSDMITFFVRPNPSSTAQVALVMTTFTYLAYANERMFDQSRSSAMTTPDGVKIGAGNEYFKNLDRRLDLGLSAYDVHRDGSPCAFSSALRPILNLRPGYVHWALDRPREFSADLLMVGFLERSGIPYDIITDHCLNSSDQKATSQYTTIITGCHPEYHSLQTLDAFSAFAKSGGNLMYLGGNGFYWVADIDEARPHRLEVRKGDQGCRSVTFPAGERMHSLTGALGGLWRSRGRAPNYLWGIGACAFGTGPGKPYNANSRYAQDPKFAWIFEGFDPNEPIGENGFGGGASGDEIDRLDISLGTPSNAILLARSVQHDDTFGLFNEDSMFPMVNTLGSNCNLVRSDLIYYDTEGGGAVLSVGSINWYCSLAWDNYENNVSKLTDNVVREFVKRGRGGGL, from the coding sequence ATGTCGTGTCTCGATATTCAATCTCGAACTGGATTCGCAGTGGTCTTGAGGAACTCAAAGCTGGAATTTTTGACTGGTACAGGAGATAAAATCGAAATGTTTGAGAGTCAACTTCTTGTGAACCGCTGGCGGTGGCTCCGAGTCTGTGTGAGCCTCGTGGATAAAAAGTTCACTTCGAGTATCCAACAGTTGGTGCGTCTAGCCGAGAAGACCCCGAAAGGGGAAGTGATGACAAAAGATCTGTCGGCGCCCATGGTTTTGGGGTCGAACCCCTTGCTATTTGGTGCAGGCATGTTCGAGATTGATGGTCAACACAGCTCCAAACCATCATGCTTTTACAATGGTCGGCTCGACTCGCCATCATTTACCATTACAGGCCCATCATGCCGAATAGTCGCGCAGTATGACTTCTCAAAGAGCATTTCCACTGATTCTATCGAAGATGTTTCTGGGAATGGTCGAAATGGTGTGTTGATCAACGCACCAACACGAGCGGTCAAAGGATATGACTGGGATGGTTCTGAGCCAGATTGGACTAAAGCTACATATGGTTATGGAGCAATTCACTTCCACGAAGATGACCTGGACGATGCCAAATGGGCGACAAATTTCTCTATTGCTATCCCATCAACAGCCCGGTCAGGTGCATATGCCGTTGAAGTCAAGTGCTCGGACGGAACAAGCGACATGATCACATTTTTCGTCCGGCCTAATCCAAGCTCCACAGCTCAGGTGGCGTTAGTAATGACGACGTTTACATATCTCGCATATGCCAATGAGCGGATGTTTGACCAGAGCAGGTCGTCAGCAATGACAACTCCGGATGGAGTTAAAATTGGAGCAGGGAACGAATATTTCAAGAACCTGGACCGTCGACTGGATTTAGGTCTCTCGGCCTACGATGTTCACAGAGACGGGTCCCCTTGTGCATTTTCTAGTGCTCTTCGGCCAATTTTAAACCTCCGACCTGGATATGTTCACTGGGCGCTGGACCGGCCTCGCGAATTCAGCGCTGATCTTCTTATGGTTGGCTTCTTGGAGCGTTCCGGAATTCCCTACGATATTATCACGGATCATTGTCTGAACAGCTCAGATCAAAAAGCAACCTCTCAATATACGACAATCATCACTGGCTGTCACCCCGAATACCACTCTCTCCAAACTCTTGACGCCTTTAGCGCCTTTGCCAAATCAGGGGGCAATTTGATGTATTTGGGCGGCAATGGGTTCTATTGGGTCGCCGATATTGACGAAGCACGGCCTCATCGTCTTGAAGTTCGGAAGGGTGATCAAGGTTGTCGTTCCGTGACCTTCCCCGCTGGCGAACGAATGCACAGTCTCACTGGAGCCCTCGGAGGACTTTGGCGGAGTCGCGGCCGTGCTCCTAATTACCTTTGGGGTATTGGGGCATGTGCGTTCGGCACTGGACCAGGAAAACCTTACAATGCAAATTCACGATATGCGCAGGATCCTAAGTTTGCCTGGATATTTGAAGGGTTTGATCCAAACGAACCTATTGGCGAAAATGGATTCGGCGGCGGGGCCAGCGGTGACGAGATTGATCGCCTGGACATTTCACTTGGAACACCATCCAATGCGATCCTGCTGGCGAGAAGCGTGCAGCACGATGATACTTTCGGGCTTTTCAATGAGGATTCAATGTTCCCGATGGTGAACACCCTGGGTTCGAACTGTAACCTGGTCAGAAGTGACCTGATCTATTATGATACTGAGGGAGGTGGTGCGGTACTCTCAGTTGGTAGTATCAACTGGTATTGCAGTCTCGCTTGGGATAATTATGAGAACAATGTATCTAAGCTAACCGACAATGTGGTGAGGGAATTCGTGAAGAGAGGCCGGGGCGGTGGTCTTTGA
- a CDS encoding uncharacterized protein (ID:PFLUO_003766-T1.cds;~source:funannotate), whose translation MLRLPSFDARLGIILNVLSFSILSIIAPAQATPLKNDEHFVGSFKETLARDGQGPYPYYRIVGLTSLGNGVLLAAFDGRPNGGDAPSPNSILQRRSTNGGKTWGNLTYIAKGQNGDNDTQQYGFSDPSYVFDHTSGTVFNFHVFSKNQGFAGSELGNNDTDLDVLSAEVSVSTDAGLSWSTDPTHQPNLPPIDSINPGAPPLITKIVKPLGKTVNGVANVGGVRGGFAASGEGIQLRYGSRAGRLIQQYVGRVIQSDGSTSMQAYSVYSDDSGKTWQMGQPVGSGMDENKVVELSNGDVMLNSRPSDNSGYRKVAISNDGGETYSTPKTDTQLPDPECNGAIARMYPDAAEGSTLAKILLFTNANNMHSRENGTIRYSCDDGATWSSGRVFQPNATGYSTVTALGNDKFGIFYEGPGNDLIFLEVNKTWIGVSC comes from the coding sequence ATGCTTCGTCTTCCGTCATTTGATGCACGCCTAGGCATCATTCTTAATGTCTTATCGTTTTCAATTCTCTCTATTATTGCTCCCGCGCAAGCAACTCCACTAAAAAATGATGAGCACTTTGTCGGGAGCTTTAAAGAAACACTCGCCCGTGATGGCCAGGGACCGTATCCCTATTATCGGATCGTGGGGTTGACTAGCCTTGGAAACGGGGTCTTATTGGCAGCCTTCGATGGCCGCCCAAACGGAGGTGATGCGCCGTCACCAAATTCGATCCTCCAACGACGCAGTACAAATGGAGGCAAGACCTGGGGAAATCTGACTTATATCGCCAAAGGACAGAATGGCGATAACGACACACAGCAGTACGGATTCAGTGACCCGAGCTACGTGTTCGACCACACATCTGGGACTGTGTTCAACTTCCACGTATTCTCAAAAAATCAAGGGTTTGCAGGTAGCGAACTAGGTAATAACGACACTGATTTAGACGTGCTGAGCGCTGAAGTGTCGGTTTCAACGGATGCGGGACTCAGCTGGTCTACTGACCCTACACACCAACCAAATCTCCCGCCCATTGACTCTATAAACCCCGGGGCTCCACCACTGATTACAAAAATCGTCAAGCCGTTGGGCAAGACGGTCAATGGAGTCGCGAACGTGGGTGGAGTAAGAGGAGGATTTGCCGCATCCGGGGAAGGGATTCAGCTCCGATACGGCTCCAGAGCGGGACGTTTGATCCAACAGTACGTTGGAAGAGTTATACAGTCAGACGGTTCGACATCAATGCAAGCATACAGTGTCTATAGCGATGACAGTGGTAAGACATGGCAGATGGGTCAGCCCGTGGGTAGTGGCATGGATGAGAACAAAGTTGTTGAATTGTCCAATGGCGATGTCATGCTGAATTCACGACCAAGCGACAATAGCGGATACCGCAAAGTTGCGATATCAAACGACGGAGGTGAAACCTACTCAACTCCTAAAACCGATACCCAGCTGCCAGACCCAGAGTGCAATGGGGCCATCGCAAGGATGTACCCCGATGCTGCAGAGGGCTCGACATTGGCTAAAATCTTGCTTTTTACAAATGCGAACAACATGCATAGCCGCGAGAATGGGACGATTCGCTATTCCTGTGATGACGGAGCCACGTGGTCATCTGGCCGAGTATTCCAGCCTAATGCAACCGGATACTCGACCGTCACAGCGCTTGGGAACGACAAATTTGGGATATTCTATGAAGGGCCTGGTAATGATCTTATCTTTCTTGAAGTTAACAAGACCTGGATAGGGGTTTCTTGCTGA
- a CDS encoding uncharacterized protein (ID:PFLUO_003767-T1.cds;~source:funannotate) → MLLGLKRGESQRPALLVAYYLTAFLFAANPLLMAWVMGNTGGATKTSTTFSLFQAGLSAGDMIGPLLFSANQAPEYLPGIAGVLGVFVAMILCVILQIGILVFLNKQQSKKRVRNGKSARVIDRSMQRQINEDQKAEQVILGDVISWDITDRENDEFVVIVTDMSLFKLLDVERADAECIARDIEVPANRNGPLYRTMFPCLNSLQKDELDQIIRFYTSIYEDAFEDRQENFLKVCTVDNRPVGFCGWTIEGPRLQQVQTNERQRDTKRNGLKDRGGNDCELETLDVDAWLSLSRQLRAERERVLKDFNEICRITIMSVKPNYQRRGIGSMMMRRICEDADLRGWHTFVLGSPEGVQLYANFGFKIVGGVDTSNGTITSMLRPPQRAEDVL, encoded by the exons ATGCTTCTGGGTCTCAAGCGCGGCGAGTCTCAGAGACCTGCTCTACTTGTGGCATACTACCTTACAGCCTTTTTGTTTGCCGCAAATCCTCTTCTGATGGCGTGGGTGATGGGAAATACTGGCGGGGCGACCAAGACTTCAACAACATTTTCTCTTTTCCAGGCCGGGCTGTCCGCGGGAGATATGATAGGCCCGCTTCTATTCAGTGCCAATCAGGCCCCAGAATATCTCCCAGGCATCGCGGGTGTGCTTGGCGTCTTCGTTGCCATGATTCTATGCGTGATTCTTCAGATCGGCATTCTAGTCTTCTTGAACaagcagcagagcaagaagagagTGCGAAACGGGAAGAGCGCAAGAGTTATTGACCGGTCCATGCAACGACAGATCAACGAAGATCAGAAGGCGGAACAAGTAATTTTGGGTGATGTAATATCTTGGGACATTACGGACCGGGAAAACGATGAGTTTGT GGTAATCGTGACAGATATGTCATTGTTCAAACTCCTTGACGTCGAGCGTGCAGATGCAGAATGCATTGCTCGGGACATTGAAGTTCCTGCGAACCGGAATGGCCCTTTGTACCGAACCATGTTCCCCTGTTTGAATAGCCTACAAAAAGATGAGTTAGATCAGATTATCCGCTTTTATACCAGCATTTATGAAGATGCATTTGAGGACCGACAGGAAAACTTTCTCAAAGTCTGCACTGTCGATAACAGACCCGTGGGATTCTGTGGATGGACTATTGAAGGACCCCGACTGCAGCAAGTTCAAACGAACGAAAGGCAGCGCGATACGAAACGAAATGGTCTAAAAGATCGAGGTGGAAATGACTGTGAGCTGGAGACCTTAGATGTCGACGCCTGGCTCTCGCTGTCAAGACAGTTAAGGGCAGAGCGTGAGCGGGTCCTGAAGGACTTCAATGAGATATGCC GAATAACGATTATGTCAGTCAAGCCGAACTATCAACGCCGAGGGATCGGCTCAATGATGATGCGGCGTATTTGTGAAGATGCCGATTTACGTGGGTGGCATACGTTTGTGTTGGGTTCGCCAGAAGGTGTCCAGCTATATGCAAATTTTGGGTTCAAAATTGTTGGTGGAGTAGACACATCAAATGGTACAATAACAAGCATGCTTCGACCACCTCAACGGGCGGAGGATGTGCTCTGA
- a CDS encoding uncharacterized protein (ID:PFLUO_003768-T1.cds;~source:funannotate), which translates to MPELKKLEPSNPTFGYEPVRQAPWSPRRDQVQDWVRIRRIKCDEVKPQCLRCTSTGRRCGYNTSSSPKPIGRPQLDNTPFLYQGSRERRAFEYYFHQAGPSISGVLDQAFWTGSVLQICRVEPVIWDAVISLSALYERPPIHETLPWLRMNNPAAVRHQYHREALIWYSRSLAVLQQRINQGTAELMVSLISCILFIAIEMLQGNSKAAQILCKQGAQLMVGATSTATSTITILEPIFRRLGTWIFMANGLSEESSDLPFTVPDERFTSIQEARNVLYSIVAELKALRIDSKAYLRRTADAQLHEVSELVARQQCLKTRFAHWYRIFTDLKPIPGSNIDGAAALLLMTYMSVFIEAEAVLNPDQGVYDAYESEFAQIINLAPTAVAWTRSSEGKQPPFMFEMGVFLPLFITGLHCPFPDLRRQALRYIVESPPAQGLVMCTPAAHFVAVLIGLEENPDNLPGQISQVYDLLAKPGHIPPAQYRICDFSMSPVMDEEGKMQNWLNYTLHHFNELGRIQITEKKVLFPCIS; encoded by the exons ATGCCGGAGTTGAAGAAACTGGAACCGTCTAATCCTACTTTTGGCTATGAGCCTGTCCGTCAAGCACCCTGGTCGCCTCGGAGGGACCAAGTCCAAGACTGGGTGCG AATTCGCCGTATCAAGTGTGACGAGGTGAAACCACAATGCCTGAGATGTACCAGTACAGGACGGCGGTGCGGCTATAACACCAGTTCTTCCCCAAAGCCTATTGGGCGACCCCAGCTGGACAACACGCCGTTTTTATACCAGGGATCGCGAGAGCGTCGTGCATTTGAGTACTATTTTCACCAAGCTGGCCCCTCAATTTCAGGAGTTCTGGACCAGGCCTTCTGGACAGGCTCGGTCCTCCAAATCTGCCGGGTAGAGCCAGTCATTTGGGATGCGGTTATCTCGCTCAGCGCGCTCTACGAGCGACCTCCCATTCATGAGACACTGCCCTGGTTGCGTATGAATAATCCAGCTGCGGTGCGACATCAGTACCATCGGGAAGCGCTGATCTGGTACTCGCGCTCACTGGCTGTCCTACAGCAACGTATTAACCAGGGCACGGCAGAATTGATGGTGTCCTTGATCAGCTGCATTCTCTTCATTGCGATCGAGATGTTACAGGGGAACAGCAAAGCTGCTCAGATCCTGTGCAAACAGGGTGCGCAACTGATGGTTGGGGCTACGTCAACAGCAACCTCGACCATTACCATCCTCGAACCGATCTTCCGCCGTTTGGGAACATGGATCTTCATGGCTAATGGATTATCAGAAGAAAGCTCGGATCTTCCCTTTACCGTTCCAGACGAGCGTTTCACATCGATCCAAGAGGCGAGGAACGTTCTGTATAGCATTGTAGCCGAATTGAAGGCTCTCAGAATTGACTCCAAGGCTTATCTACGCCGAACAGCAGATGCTCAGCTGCACGAGGTATCAGAGCTGGTGGCCAGACAACAGTGCCTGAAAACCAGATTCGCTCACTGGTATCGCATCTTTACGGATTTGAAGCCCATCCCTGGCTCGAACATCGACGGTGCAGCCGCGCTTCTTCTAATGACATATATGAGTGTCTTCATCGAAGCAGAAGCCGTGCTGAATCCTGACCAAGGTGTATATGACGCCTACGAGTCTGAATTCGCTCAGATCATCAACTTGGCCCCAACTGCGGTTGCATGGACACGCAGCTCGGAAGGGAAGCAGCCGCCCTTTATGTTCGAGATGGGCGTATTCCTCCCACTTTTCATCACAGGGCTCCATTGTCCCTTCCCCGACCTACGCCGCCAGGCACTACGATACATAGTGGAGTCTCCCCCAGCACAAGGACTGGTCATGTGCACTCCGGCCGCTCATTTCGTGGCCGTTCTCATTGGGCTAGAGGAGAACCCCGACAACCTACCAGGACAAATCTCTCAAGTATATGATCTGCTGGCTAAACCGGGGCACATTCCACCAGCACAGTATCGCATATGTGATTTCAGTATGTCGCCAGtcatggatgaggagggcAAGATGCAGAATTGGTTGAACTATACACTCCATCACTTTAACGAGTTGGGGAGGATACAAATCACAGAGAAAAAGGTTCTATTCCCTTGCATCAGTTAA
- a CDS encoding uncharacterized protein (ID:PFLUO_003769-T1.cds;~source:funannotate): protein MTSSPSITTLSTKTVSRDVGNGMGNGLFATGDINTGENVLHVKSPFAAVLDTPRLEDTCSACFGRRQLEGVTELKACTGCRVVKYCDRTCQAKDWKFAHSLECSIFQTQKPKILPNNARAMLRMVHRAQKHKYHSEEMDLFSNLESHLSEIQQDEEHIGRITMVAKAVKSCAKTDLDEDAIAQYAAKLDVNSFNLTTFTYDRVGLYMHPYAALINHSCDYNASVGFDGDELFVKAIRPIKKDEQVFISYVDVTNPTSQRRKDLSERYFFDCICSKCTAEETEIRETSEELRQEETDALQAAQKQATELFQNPTTDSDASSETIEKLERFLHIFHETTIWPLHRQPYPSIRDSLILSLLSAGNFPRAFLHAAIRYMKIDPQLYSDAHPIRHLHAWVVAKLAIYLSQGYQPTPQDFKDPIPLHEFGFNFHYVIWYILADLTSKQAEGCTVPSFKKLVVSNFATVDEEFKRNGIDPRNAKGTVSAEWTKFEALINRALERE, encoded by the exons ATGAcgtcctctccatccatAACAACACTCTCCACCAAGACGGTCTCTCGTGACGTAGGCAATGGCATGGGAAATGGCCTCTTCGCAACAGGTGACATCAACACTGGCGAGAACGTGCTGCATGTCAAATCGCCCTTTGCAGCGGTTCTCGATACGCCCCGTCTGGAGGATACATGTTCTGCGTGTTTTGGGAGGCGGCAGCTAGAAGGCGTTACTGAGTTGAAGGCGTGTACGGGGTGTCGGGTTGTTAAGTATTGTGATAGG ACCTGCCAAGCCAAAGACTGGAAATTCGCCCATTCCCTCGAATGCTCCATTTTCCAGACTCAAAAGCCGAAGATTCTACCGAACAATGCGCGGGCCATGTTGCGCATGGTGCATCGTGCCCAGAAACACAAGTATCATTCCGAGGAGATGGATCTCTTCTCGAATCTCGAGTCTCATCTGAGTGAGATCCAGCAGGATGAGGAGCATATCGGCCGGATTACCATGGTTGCCAAGGCGGTTAAATCGTGTGCGAAGACTGATTTGGATGAGGATGCTATTGCACAATATGCTGCAAAG CTGGATGTCAACTCCTTCAATCTCACAACCTTCACCTACGACCGCGTCGGACTATATATGCATCCCTATGCAGCACTGATCAACCACAGCTGCGACTACAACGCCTCTGTGGGCTTCGACGGTGACGAGCTCTTCGTCAAAGCCATCCGGCCCATCAAGAAGGATGAACAGGTCTTCATCTCGTACGTCGACGTCACGAACCCCACCTCCCAGCGCCGGAAGGATCTATCAGAGAGATATTTCTTCGACTGTATCTGTTCCAAATGCACAGCCGAAGAAACCGAGATCCGCGAAACATCCGAGGAACTTCGCCAGGAAGAAACCGATGCCCTGCAAGCAGCACAGAAACAAGCCACAGAGCTCTTCCAAAACCCCACCACGGACTCAGACGCCTCATCCGAAACAATTGAAAAGCTCGAACGCTTCCTGCACATCTTTCACGAAACGACCATCTGGCctctccaccgccagcccTACCCCTCCATCCGAGACTCATTAATCCTGTCCCTCCTATCCGCCGGAAACTTCCCGCGAGCGTTCCTCCACGCCGCAATCCGGTACATGAAAATAGACCCCCAGCTCTACAGCGACGCCCATCCAATACGCCACCTGCACGCCTGGGTCGTGGCCAAGCTAGCCATTTACCTCTCCCAGGGCTACCAGCCCACCCCCCAAGACTTCAAGGATCCCATCCCGCTGCACGAGTTCGGGTTCAATTTCCACTATGTCATCTGGTACATCCTGGCGGATTTGACCAGTAAGCAAGCGGAAGGCTGTACGGTACCTAGCTTTAAGAAGCTTGTTGTTTCGAACTTCGCGACAGTTGATGAGGAGTTTAAGAGGAATGGTATTGATCCGAGGAATGCGAAGGGGACCGTTTCGGCGGAGTGGACGAAGTTTGAGGCGTTGATTAATAGGGCTTTGGAGAGGGAGTAG